In Erythrobacter litoralis HTCC2594, a single genomic region encodes these proteins:
- a CDS encoding TonB-dependent receptor: MDGTPQSFFHAFFEIDQDQLSDELRYAGRFGDVELTTGLYYFSQDLRYAELRNLLGGARIVSGGGTQDQTTWGIFASTDWHFTDTLTLNLGARYSWERKAVRVSALRANGCNLDTLICATNFADAAKWRGFTPKIGLQWKPDDDTQIYGLYTRGFRSGGYNLRNTDPAVPPGPFNQETQDSFELGAKKQFGRHRINLAAFYNRMKDLQREINLPGPLGVSQVIRNTADATIKGVEAEGQFFLLSNLVISGQLGYVNGQYRNVQFDLSGDGVINDVDRALKLPRLSPWTYGVGLTYDQQLGELGTATARVSFTHRDKAAFTDNNVGFLQGADMLDASLTLATDNKHWRFSIYGRNLLNEVTIGGDTPLPAAFGGTGASLSPLNRGRVIGGEVAISF, translated from the coding sequence ATCGATGGAACACCACAGTCCTTCTTTCATGCCTTTTTCGAAATCGACCAGGATCAACTCAGCGACGAACTTCGTTATGCCGGAAGGTTCGGTGACGTCGAATTGACAACCGGTCTATACTATTTTTCCCAGGATCTTCGTTACGCCGAGCTGCGGAATCTTTTGGGCGGTGCTCGGATCGTTTCCGGTGGGGGTACGCAAGACCAGACAACATGGGGCATTTTTGCTTCGACCGACTGGCATTTCACCGATACGCTGACCTTGAATCTCGGCGCGCGGTATAGTTGGGAACGCAAAGCCGTTCGGGTCTCGGCCTTACGCGCAAATGGTTGCAATCTAGACACGCTGATCTGTGCAACCAATTTCGCCGACGCGGCAAAATGGCGAGGGTTTACGCCGAAAATCGGCCTTCAGTGGAAGCCGGATGACGACACGCAGATTTATGGCCTTTACACGCGCGGGTTCCGCAGCGGCGGATATAATTTGCGCAACACCGATCCCGCTGTGCCGCCGGGGCCATTCAATCAAGAGACCCAGGACAGTTTCGAACTCGGCGCCAAGAAGCAATTCGGGCGCCACCGGATCAACCTGGCGGCCTTCTACAATCGCATGAAGGACCTGCAGCGCGAGATCAACCTGCCCGGACCGCTTGGCGTCAGCCAGGTCATACGGAACACCGCCGACGCCACAATCAAAGGCGTCGAGGCCGAGGGGCAGTTTTTTCTTTTGTCCAACCTCGTGATTTCGGGTCAGCTCGGCTACGTGAATGGCCAGTATCGCAACGTCCAGTTCGACCTCAGCGGTGATGGCGTCATCAACGATGTGGATCGTGCGCTCAAATTGCCAAGGCTGTCGCCATGGACCTATGGCGTGGGGCTGACTTATGATCAGCAGCTTGGCGAATTGGGGACAGCAACGGCGCGTGTCAGCTTCACGCATCGCGACAAGGCGGCATTCACCGACAACAACGTCGGCTTCCTTCAGGGCGCCGATATGCTCGATGCGAGCCTCACATTGGCGACCGACAACAAGCACTGGCGCTTCTCCATCTATGGCCGAAACCTCCTGAATGAGGTGACGATTGGCGGCGATACACCTTTGCCGGCGGCCTTCGGGGGCACGGGTGCAAGCCTTTCACCGCTAAACAGGGGGCGCGTCATCGGCGGAGAAGTGGCGATTAGCTTCTAG
- a CDS encoding LysR family transcriptional regulator, which yields MIQAVSPLQISRRVAVVLGGSVESKIGKMTLIRLIHSLEQLFLWGMSMLDSRLKHAVAVGQLRSFSRAADAVGVTQSAVTKSVAELERYLGYSLFHRTSRGAMPTEEGREFIDRAARLLADAAELLGDTARRADAYAGPLRIGLFPGSIDWLLTQPLVSLLRRHPAVRVEVVSGNSERGVRLLSRGDIDVAFGLEAAFARWPEFKCERVASIEILPFVRNNHPILGINPTSKEPLVQFEFVVPSSSEPYTSIIQQMYEKSGKRPADWIHMTDYFQLVRRIVATSDAIGMVAKQFTENSWFRANFVALEGIGLFDPLTLCYAVRSRWQVKPAGRALVSLVRQAWRTAPSD from the coding sequence TTGATCCAGGCCGTTTCGCCGCTCCAGATTTCGAGACGGGTTGCAGTCGTGCTGGGCGGCAGTGTCGAAAGTAAGATTGGCAAAATGACCTTGATTCGCCTAATTCATTCTCTGGAGCAATTATTCCTGTGGGGCATGTCCATGCTCGATTCTCGCCTCAAGCATGCCGTCGCGGTTGGTCAGCTTCGTTCCTTCTCCAGGGCAGCGGATGCGGTTGGTGTCACGCAGTCGGCGGTGACCAAGAGTGTCGCTGAACTCGAACGGTATCTTGGCTATTCCCTTTTCCATCGGACCTCACGGGGCGCGATGCCGACAGAGGAGGGACGCGAATTTATCGATCGCGCAGCGCGCTTGCTTGCCGACGCAGCTGAACTACTCGGAGATACAGCCCGCCGCGCCGACGCCTATGCGGGCCCGCTTCGAATCGGACTGTTCCCAGGGTCAATCGACTGGTTGCTCACCCAACCTCTGGTTTCTTTGCTGCGGCGCCATCCGGCAGTGCGCGTCGAAGTCGTTTCGGGCAACAGCGAAAGGGGCGTGCGACTCCTGTCGCGCGGCGATATCGATGTCGCCTTTGGACTTGAAGCGGCCTTTGCACGCTGGCCGGAATTCAAGTGCGAGCGGGTCGCCTCGATCGAAATACTGCCTTTTGTGCGGAACAATCATCCCATTCTGGGGATAAACCCGACCAGCAAGGAGCCGCTGGTCCAGTTCGAATTCGTAGTGCCCTCATCTTCCGAACCCTACACATCGATCATTCAGCAGATGTACGAAAAAAGCGGTAAGCGTCCCGCTGACTGGATCCACATGACAGACTATTTTCAATTGGTTCGACGGATCGTTGCCACATCCGATGCTATCGGGATGGTTGCAAAACAGTTCACCGAGAACTCATGGTTTCGCGCCAATTTCGTGGCCTTGGAGGGAATCGGTTTATTCGATCCATTGACGCTTTGTTATGCTGTGCGTAGCCGCTGGCAGGTAAAACCGGCTGGCCGTGCGCTCGTCAGCCTTGTTCGTCAGGCATGGCGCACCGCACCATCGGATTAA
- a CDS encoding TonB-dependent receptor plug domain-containing protein, with protein sequence MNYTISPGKRGSAMRGCLLASAALLCSGTAFAQEATPQANDQTGSATEALAEDIVVTATKKGYGESVQKVPMAVTAFGEAQLDAKFVQNLQSLSYDVPNVQLEDVGTAPGYANFTIRGLGINSTIPSIDPTVGVFTDGIYLGINAGVVLDNFDLEGIEVLRGPQGLLFGRNVTGGAVVVRTTRPSFDFGAKAKLSIETGLKKTVSGTVTGPIVDDVLAAKLAVYYSDDNGWFRNRFDNRSFGKSHDLIIRPALSLKGGDRFRMDLRYEHGDVESDGAPVQSHALFPATASGFRSISQVSMMPNGTRRSWKPTSMSVWAKASSPTSLAIGNSDPPRALISMEHHSPSFMPFSKSTRINSATNFVMPEGSVTSN encoded by the coding sequence ATGAACTACACAATATCTCCTGGGAAGAGAGGATCAGCCATGAGAGGATGTCTATTGGCTTCTGCCGCGTTGTTGTGCTCGGGAACAGCATTTGCCCAGGAAGCAACGCCCCAGGCGAACGACCAAACCGGGAGCGCCACGGAAGCGCTGGCTGAGGACATTGTCGTTACCGCCACCAAAAAGGGCTATGGCGAAAGCGTGCAGAAAGTACCGATGGCGGTCACGGCTTTTGGTGAAGCGCAGCTGGATGCCAAGTTCGTCCAGAATCTTCAAAGTCTGAGCTACGACGTTCCCAACGTCCAGCTCGAGGATGTGGGTACGGCACCGGGCTATGCCAATTTCACTATCCGGGGCCTCGGCATCAACAGCACGATCCCATCGATCGACCCCACCGTAGGCGTTTTCACTGACGGTATTTACCTCGGCATCAACGCTGGTGTCGTGCTGGACAACTTCGACCTTGAGGGGATCGAAGTTCTGCGTGGACCGCAAGGCTTGCTTTTCGGTCGCAACGTTACCGGCGGTGCCGTGGTTGTGCGGACCACGCGGCCCAGCTTCGATTTTGGAGCCAAAGCCAAGCTATCCATTGAAACGGGACTGAAAAAGACCGTAAGCGGCACGGTTACCGGACCTATCGTCGATGACGTTTTGGCTGCCAAATTGGCCGTCTACTACAGCGACGACAATGGCTGGTTTCGCAACCGCTTCGACAATCGCAGCTTCGGTAAATCACATGACCTTATCATTCGCCCGGCACTTTCGCTCAAGGGTGGCGACCGCTTCCGAATGGATCTCCGCTATGAGCATGGCGATGTCGAAAGCGATGGAGCCCCTGTCCAGAGTCACGCGCTGTTTCCCGCGACAGCTTCAGGTTTTCGATCAATTTCCCAGGTTTCTATGATGCCAAATGGGACCAGGCGATCGTGGAAACCAACATCGATGTCGGTCTGGGCGAAGGCGTCTTCACCAACATCGCTGGCTATCGGAAATTCCGATCCTCCGCGGGCGCTGATATCGATGGAACACCACAGTCCTTCTTTCATGCCTTTTTCGAAATCGACCAGGATCAACTCAGCGACGAACTTCGTTATGCCGGAAGGTTCGGTGACGTCGAATTGA
- a CDS encoding CaiB/BaiF CoA transferase family protein, with the protein MTKTGPLAGLKILEIAGIGPAPFCGMLLADLGADVVVIERVSPNSENIDLGSGAIVNRGKRVIALDLKSPEGVAHVLDLVQRGDVLIEGMRPGVMERLGLGPEVCLARNPRLVFGRMTGWGQQGPLAQAAGHDINYIALSGALWYAGHPGEPPMAPPSLVGDIGGGALYLAIGVLAAAMHARDTGNGQVVDAAIVDGSAHMMNLLLSLKAAGQVASIRGCSILDGPHWYSTYRCADGNFISVGSLEPKFYALLCKKLGLAGDSSFDDGYDRDAWPELKQRFSEIFAMRTREEWRALLEGSDACFAPVLDPDEAARHPHMAARGVYREIDNILQAMPAPRFSGSSLPIPGPIPLHHEDPSTIRRGWSKPDRCGITARTDCCE; encoded by the coding sequence ATGACGAAAACTGGTCCGCTTGCAGGCCTCAAAATACTCGAAATTGCGGGCATCGGCCCGGCGCCGTTTTGCGGAATGCTGTTGGCCGACCTTGGCGCCGATGTCGTCGTCATTGAACGCGTAAGCCCTAACTCCGAAAATATCGATCTTGGCAGCGGCGCCATTGTGAACCGCGGGAAACGTGTAATTGCCTTGGATCTGAAGTCCCCCGAAGGCGTCGCGCATGTCCTGGATCTCGTCCAAAGGGGCGATGTACTGATCGAAGGCATGCGGCCTGGGGTGATGGAGAGGCTCGGCCTTGGTCCCGAGGTTTGCCTAGCGCGTAACCCCCGCCTTGTATTCGGTCGCATGACGGGTTGGGGGCAGCAGGGACCTCTCGCCCAAGCGGCCGGCCATGACATCAACTATATCGCGCTGTCAGGAGCCCTTTGGTATGCTGGGCATCCTGGTGAACCGCCAATGGCGCCGCCAAGCCTGGTAGGCGATATTGGGGGTGGAGCGCTTTATTTGGCCATCGGCGTCCTCGCAGCGGCAATGCACGCCCGGGATACCGGGAATGGGCAAGTGGTTGACGCCGCGATCGTCGATGGGAGCGCTCACATGATGAACTTGCTCCTGAGCCTGAAGGCCGCCGGCCAGGTTGCCAGCATACGCGGCTGCAGCATCCTTGACGGCCCTCACTGGTACTCGACCTATCGGTGCGCCGACGGGAATTTCATCTCAGTCGGATCACTCGAGCCCAAGTTCTATGCGCTGCTTTGCAAAAAGCTGGGGTTGGCCGGCGATAGCAGTTTTGACGACGGCTATGATCGTGATGCCTGGCCCGAGCTCAAGCAGCGTTTTAGCGAGATATTCGCCATGCGGACACGGGAAGAATGGCGCGCACTGCTGGAAGGCAGCGATGCCTGCTTTGCCCCCGTGCTTGATCCGGACGAAGCGGCGCGCCATCCTCATATGGCAGCGCGAGGCGTCTATCGGGAGATCGACAATATCCTTCAGGCAATGCCGGCGCCACGTTTTTCGGGCTCGTCACTACCGATCCCCGGACCGATCCCGCTGCATCATGAAGATCCGAGTACAATTCGGCGGGGCTGGAGCAAACCGGACCGCTGCGGGATTACCGCCAGAACCGACTGTTGCGAGTAG